One segment of Thermodesulfobacteriota bacterium DNA contains the following:
- a CDS encoding DUF5343 domain-containing protein, which yields MLPVAHWWTLRERFRQSMPGVVTDNYLATALSTQPMSARTNVLPYLKDMGLIDNEGKTQELAKAWRDDEQYAEVCRKIRKEIYPDELIAAVPNPSIDRSAAERWFANHTGAGSAAVKRMAAIYTVISEGDVSKKLQKERQKERATTRKGTAKADKKKSAPSSTSQAIHPVPSLGDTPALPGVNINLQIHISSDATPDQIDKIFESIAKHIYRK from the coding sequence CAGGCAGAGCATGCCCGGCGTCGTAACGGATAATTACCTTGCCACTGCACTTAGCACGCAGCCCATGTCTGCCCGCACTAATGTGCTTCCATATTTGAAGGATATGGGTCTGATTGACAACGAAGGAAAAACTCAGGAATTGGCGAAAGCGTGGCGTGACGATGAGCAATATGCTGAGGTCTGCCGAAAGATACGTAAGGAAATTTATCCTGATGAGTTAATTGCCGCAGTGCCAAATCCGTCCATAGATCGCAGCGCCGCAGAACGATGGTTTGCCAACCATACCGGCGCTGGAAGTGCGGCAGTCAAACGCATGGCCGCAATATATACAGTCATCTCTGAAGGCGACGTATCGAAAAAACTACAGAAGGAAAGGCAAAAGGAGCGTGCCACCACACGGAAGGGTACTGCCAAAGCCGATAAGAAGAAATCCGCTCCATCGAGTACTTCACAAGCCATCCATCCCGTGCCCTCTCTAGGTGATACTCCCGCCTTGCCGGGAGTAAACATCAACCTGCAGATTCATATCTCGTCAGACGCGACGCCAGACCAGATAGACAAGATATTTGAGAGTATTGCAAAACATATATACAGGAAATAA